From Paenibacillus sp. V4I7, one genomic window encodes:
- a CDS encoding Gfo/Idh/MocA family protein translates to MSEKPIRIGIIGLDSSHAPVFTQLLNDKNHAYHVPGAEVTVAFPGGSPDFEMSYSRVEGFTEQVRDKYGVKIVESPEEVADACDAILMVSVDGRVHLELFRRVAAYRKPVFIDKPMALSSADAKAIVELAQLHGIPMMSCSSLRYAEAMTEALQESENGSIIGMDCYGPLAMQPTQPGLYWYGVHTAEMLFKTLGKGCVKVSAVTTEEHDLITGVWENGIIGTIRGNRKGNSEFGALLHRETKTQFIDVYRHPKPYYASLMEKIMSMFVTGTPDIDMEETLQIMRFLEAANESRESGLEVYL, encoded by the coding sequence ATGTCTGAGAAACCGATTCGAATTGGTATTATAGGTCTCGATTCATCGCATGCTCCTGTTTTTACGCAATTGCTAAATGATAAGAACCATGCTTATCATGTGCCTGGCGCGGAAGTAACGGTTGCTTTTCCAGGAGGTTCACCCGACTTCGAGATGAGTTATTCGCGAGTGGAAGGGTTTACGGAGCAGGTTCGCGACAAGTATGGTGTGAAAATCGTCGAGTCACCGGAGGAAGTGGCTGATGCTTGCGATGCTATTCTGATGGTGTCGGTCGATGGACGGGTTCATCTCGAGCTGTTTCGCCGCGTCGCTGCTTATCGCAAACCGGTTTTCATTGATAAGCCAATGGCTCTTTCTTCTGCCGATGCGAAGGCAATCGTGGAACTAGCACAGCTGCATGGCATACCGATGATGAGCTGTTCTTCGCTTCGTTATGCCGAAGCAATGACGGAGGCGCTGCAGGAATCTGAAAACGGCAGCATTATCGGTATGGATTGTTATGGTCCGCTTGCTATGCAACCCACGCAGCCGGGGCTGTACTGGTATGGCGTACATACGGCTGAGATGCTTTTTAAAACGCTGGGCAAAGGTTGTGTGAAGGTTTCGGCAGTTACAACTGAGGAGCATGATCTCATTACCGGCGTCTGGGAAAATGGTATCATCGGTACAATTCGCGGTAATCGCAAAGGTAACTCAGAATTCGGCGCATTGCTGCATAGGGAAACCAAAACGCAGTTTATCGATGTGTATCGACATCCGAAACCGTATTATGCCAGCTTAATGGAGAAAATTATGAGCATGTTTGTAACAGGAACACCTGATATCGATATGGAAGAGACGCTGCAGATCATGCGATTCTTGGAAGCCGCCAATGAAAGTCGTGAATCCGGTTTAGAGGTATATCTGTAG
- a CDS encoding Gfo/Idh/MocA family protein, protein MQKAELRVAVLGAGIIAKEHFNAIRATTGFAACAVVDINLDKANEIARLYDIMAYNDYREMIKQERPDVVVIALPHYLHKETAVFAAEHGCHLMLEKPMALSVAECDEIIQAGRKADIRILVGHTQHYIAENIQAKRIIQSEELGKLVMIHDVRHTNYFQDSRPQWFLEKEKSGGGILANLGTHSIDKIQWLTDRTVRKLRSSVSYHGSRGNVEGSGMIYLELTSGIPATIVQSGYLGASRNETEIMFTGGMLKLVTGESLWISRGGEYEKLEPSNTSAPFELQYSDLLTAIRDHSETSCSPEYARGVIAALEAVYRSAETGLEQLVDREIGS, encoded by the coding sequence ATGCAAAAAGCAGAATTAAGAGTAGCGGTGCTTGGTGCGGGTATTATAGCCAAAGAACATTTTAATGCTATCCGAGCAACGACAGGATTTGCAGCTTGCGCGGTTGTAGATATCAATCTCGATAAAGCGAATGAAATCGCCCGGCTTTATGACATAATGGCTTATAACGATTACCGGGAAATGATCAAACAGGAAAGACCGGACGTGGTGGTCATCGCATTGCCTCACTATTTGCATAAAGAGACAGCTGTGTTTGCGGCGGAACATGGATGTCATTTGATGTTGGAGAAACCTATGGCTTTGTCCGTAGCAGAATGCGATGAGATCATCCAAGCTGGTCGTAAAGCGGATATTCGCATCTTGGTCGGACATACGCAGCACTACATTGCTGAAAATATACAAGCCAAAAGGATCATCCAAAGTGAAGAATTAGGAAAACTCGTCATGATTCATGATGTCAGACATACGAATTACTTCCAAGACTCGCGTCCACAATGGTTTCTCGAAAAAGAGAAATCAGGCGGTGGCATTCTGGCCAATTTGGGTACGCACTCTATTGATAAAATTCAGTGGCTGACAGATCGTACGGTCCGCAAATTAAGGTCATCTGTGAGTTATCATGGAAGCAGGGGCAATGTAGAAGGCAGCGGTATGATTTATCTGGAACTTACTTCAGGGATTCCTGCGACGATTGTTCAATCGGGTTATCTAGGGGCATCACGCAATGAAACGGAGATTATGTTTACGGGTGGTATGCTGAAACTAGTAACCGGTGAAAGCTTATGGATAAGTCGAGGCGGTGAGTATGAGAAGCTGGAACCATCAAACACGTCTGCTCCCTTCGAACTGCAATATTCCGATTTGCTCACGGCCATACGGGACCACTCGGAAACAAGCTGCTCTCCAGAGTATGCGCGAGGCGTCATAGCTGCACTTGAGGCTGTATACCGTTCTGCAGAAACGGGTTTGGAACAGTTAGTTGATCGGGAAATTGGATCATGA
- a CDS encoding GNAT family N-acetyltransferase, whose amino-acid sequence MPLIVRDAEPDDEYSLTELMYEYIVGFYQKPRPADGKIHKLIQTLLEKQVGIQFVAEQDGKLVGFATLYFAFSTMKAEKITIMNDLYVIEPFRGTEVETELFLECQGYSKDQGYAYMSWVTAPDNKRAQHFFEKMGGVQGDWVNYSIV is encoded by the coding sequence ATGCCACTTATCGTGAGAGACGCAGAACCTGATGATGAATACAGTTTGACCGAATTAATGTATGAATACATTGTAGGCTTTTATCAGAAACCTAGGCCAGCCGATGGAAAAATACATAAGTTGATTCAAACCCTTTTAGAGAAACAAGTAGGTATACAGTTTGTCGCAGAACAAGATGGAAAGCTTGTCGGCTTTGCTACCTTATACTTCGCATTTAGTACGATGAAAGCGGAAAAAATTACCATCATGAACGACCTTTATGTCATTGAGCCATTTAGAGGTACAGAAGTGGAAACAGAATTGTTTTTAGAATGTCAAGGTTACTCAAAGGATCAAGGATATGCATATATGTCTTGGGTAACGGCTCCTGATAATAAACGAGCTCAACACTTTTTTGAGAAAATGGGTGGGGTTCAAGGGGATTGGGTTAACTATTCAATCGTCTAA
- a CDS encoding helix-turn-helix domain-containing protein gives MIGKLQIRRYYFGKQREQFSLSEDTYEGWGMLAAQSGRFSFTLEGDEQGEQIADFGELVFCQPGQTLRRLALEPISFHFAEFTLDSSWTLPGKIRIKDVGRLSSTFEYMQEWQEAEDHGNHQWEVVHHLIEDLLFMANREQLTAQRKQSGTSDPLMNQAAAYIEMRAFEHELSLQALAVTLGIGASQLTRRFQAAYGMSPIRYATKVRLSRARLLLAETPDTLDAIAEQCGFQNAFYFSRVFSQHMQISPSAYRRTFRV, from the coding sequence ATGATTGGAAAGCTCCAAATTAGACGGTATTATTTTGGTAAACAAAGAGAGCAATTTTCTCTATCCGAGGACACTTATGAAGGCTGGGGGATGCTCGCTGCCCAATCGGGTCGATTCTCCTTCACTTTAGAGGGCGATGAACAAGGTGAGCAGATTGCCGACTTCGGGGAACTTGTTTTTTGCCAGCCCGGCCAAACGCTCAGACGTCTTGCTCTTGAACCGATCTCTTTTCATTTCGCCGAATTCACGTTAGACAGCAGTTGGACGCTGCCAGGTAAAATCCGCATCAAGGATGTCGGTAGGCTCAGCTCCACTTTTGAATATATGCAAGAATGGCAGGAAGCGGAGGATCATGGCAATCATCAGTGGGAGGTCGTTCATCATCTCATTGAAGACCTGCTTTTCATGGCAAATCGGGAGCAGCTCACAGCGCAGCGTAAGCAATCCGGAACGTCTGATCCCTTGATGAATCAAGCGGCTGCTTATATTGAAATGCGGGCTTTTGAACATGAATTGTCCTTGCAGGCCTTAGCTGTCACACTTGGTATTGGCGCATCTCAGCTTACTCGGCGTTTTCAAGCTGCGTATGGGATGTCACCTATTCGGTATGCAACAAAGGTTCGACTATCCCGAGCACGCTTGCTGCTGGCCGAAACGCCAGACACACTTGATGCCATTGCTGAGCAGTGCGGCTTTCAGAATGCCTTCTACTTCAGCCGTGTCTTCTCACAGCACATGCAAATAAGCCCTTCCGCTTATCGAAGGACATTCCGTGTATGA
- a CDS encoding phytanoyl-CoA dioxygenase family protein, translating into MRKKSLSILTEEKIQTYNEQGYLVLRGVFSEHEAKVIQTECDQLLTLSDYTDKFNIRAGHKIYADGRVAIERLDPVHDISAVFADLVEDERILSPLRDIYLDEPLLFKDKLIFKLPGANGYSMHQDASWWQGFPIEGLISVMVAIDGATTANGGLELFPGYHERLRSTPGELRNMNAEEIAEIDPKQGVIVETNPGDVIIFHSFTPHQSGVNLSDVSRKQLYLTYTPSKNGNLYKAHYQHYQRYNLKGKDTSSYHFL; encoded by the coding sequence ATGAGAAAGAAATCTTTGAGTATTTTAACAGAAGAGAAGATTCAAACGTATAACGAGCAGGGGTACTTAGTACTGCGGGGTGTATTTTCAGAACATGAAGCGAAAGTCATCCAAACGGAATGCGATCAATTGCTTACATTAAGCGATTATACCGATAAGTTTAACATTCGTGCCGGTCATAAAATCTACGCGGATGGCCGAGTTGCGATCGAACGTCTGGACCCAGTTCATGATATCTCCGCGGTATTTGCTGATTTAGTGGAGGATGAGCGCATTTTATCACCGCTTCGTGATATTTATTTGGATGAACCGCTTCTTTTCAAGGATAAACTCATTTTTAAGCTCCCAGGCGCGAATGGCTACTCTATGCATCAGGATGCTTCTTGGTGGCAGGGCTTCCCTATTGAAGGTCTGATCTCGGTGATGGTAGCAATTGATGGAGCGACAACGGCAAACGGCGGGTTGGAATTGTTCCCAGGCTATCATGAAAGATTGCGTTCCACGCCAGGTGAGCTGCGTAACATGAATGCGGAAGAAATTGCAGAGATTGATCCTAAACAAGGTGTTATCGTAGAAACAAATCCAGGTGATGTGATCATCTTCCATTCGTTTACACCTCATCAAAGTGGGGTTAACTTGTCCGACGTAAGCCGCAAACAGTTGTATTTGACGTATACGCCTAGCAAGAATGGGAATCTATATAAAGCGCATTACCAACACTACCAACGCTATAATTTAAAAGGTAAGGACACTTCCAGTTATCATTTTCTGTAG
- a CDS encoding LamG domain-containing protein: protein MISKSALILQQDSLVSFWDFQEAEGQSRVAKGPFPYVLDEMSGPIRRVEDGVLGTCAAKFEYGQWFNLPRKDCPALDFHGLDAKLTIIAWLKRENRVNGQCEAIAGMWNETEKKRQYAMFLNLRIWESGDQVGGHVSVEGGPTQGHSWCMTTAIGATPLAKDKWYALSFTYDGTYAKVYVDGVLDERETYNPYLYDKGLFNGGITGADFTVGAVNRSGKMGNFYAGLLGGLAVFNKALTDKEIRLLSIE from the coding sequence ATGATAAGTAAATCTGCATTGATTCTTCAGCAGGATTCTCTCGTATCCTTCTGGGACTTTCAAGAAGCTGAAGGCCAGTCACGAGTGGCAAAAGGGCCTTTTCCTTATGTTTTGGATGAAATGTCCGGACCGATAAGAAGGGTTGAAGATGGCGTCTTAGGGACTTGCGCGGCAAAATTTGAATACGGCCAATGGTTCAACTTGCCTCGTAAAGATTGCCCAGCATTAGATTTCCACGGACTGGATGCAAAGCTGACCATCATCGCATGGCTAAAACGAGAAAACAGAGTAAACGGGCAGTGCGAAGCGATAGCCGGCATGTGGAATGAAACAGAGAAGAAGCGTCAATATGCCATGTTTCTTAATCTGAGGATTTGGGAAAGTGGAGATCAGGTGGGAGGCCATGTCTCTGTTGAAGGCGGTCCGACACAGGGACACTCGTGGTGTATGACAACGGCGATTGGAGCAACACCTCTGGCTAAGGATAAGTGGTACGCGCTTTCGTTCACGTATGACGGCACCTATGCCAAGGTGTATGTGGACGGCGTGCTGGACGAGAGGGAAACCTACAACCCTTACCTATATGACAAAGGTCTGTTCAATGGAGGAATTACGGGTGCTGACTTCACCGTAGGCGCTGTGAATCGTTCCGGGAAGATGGGCAATTTCTATGCCGGATTACTGGGTGGACTTGCTGTATTTAATAAAGCGTTAACCGACAAAGAGATTCGGTTGTTATCGATTGAATAA
- a CDS encoding DNA-binding response regulator, with product MLNFVQYEFENAHEVFIIKHISMRGGERLKRLKEGHGHAEKLFLEQIWWNAFGHFQNLHPEYEIEDFRDGTRFLDFAFLRHSLRLAIEIDGFGPHFADISRSQFSDQLIRQNHLVLDGWKIFRFSYDDVKNRPRMCEQLIQQCVGRHFGDVFNHVIEINYIEKEVIRFAHKLGRAIKPVDVQQQFQFGQRKAQQTLKEMYQKSLLEPAGDGHARVRCYRVAQHVLASWEVLAGWG from the coding sequence TTGTTAAATTTTGTGCAATATGAATTTGAAAATGCACATGAAGTCTTTATAATTAAGCACATTTCGATGAGGGGCGGGGAACGATTAAAGCGACTAAAGGAGGGTCATGGACATGCGGAGAAGTTGTTTCTTGAGCAGATTTGGTGGAACGCATTTGGACATTTTCAAAACTTGCATCCGGAATATGAGATCGAAGATTTTCGCGATGGTACGCGCTTTTTGGATTTCGCTTTTCTTCGCCACTCACTCAGACTAGCGATTGAAATTGATGGCTTTGGTCCCCACTTCGCTGATATCAGTCGCTCCCAATTCTCAGACCAATTAATTCGACAAAACCACCTTGTTTTAGATGGTTGGAAAATTTTCCGTTTCTCTTATGATGACGTAAAAAATCGGCCTCGTATGTGCGAGCAATTAATCCAGCAATGCGTTGGCCGACACTTTGGAGATGTATTTAACCACGTAATAGAGATAAATTATATAGAAAAAGAAGTCATACGTTTTGCCCACAAGTTGGGGAGAGCAATCAAACCCGTTGATGTTCAACAACAATTTCAGTTCGGACAAAGAAAAGCACAACAGACTCTAAAAGAGATGTATCAGAAATCACTTCTTGAACCAGCCGGGGATGGTCATGCTCGTGTGCGCTGCTATAGAGTAGCACAGCATGTGCTTGCTAGTTGGGAAGTTTTGGCGGGTTGGGGCTGA